The following are encoded together in the Neospora caninum Liverpool complete genome, chromosome IV genome:
- a CDS encoding fkbp-type peptidyl-prolyl cis-trans isomerase FklB, related gives MQSACRVLLASESERVASFLEAHPEATPRSLSEFLCLPHHCAALWGEDDLPEKRETQADRNLRLGRAFLQWNREQPGIIETDSGLQFRILKPNRDHRARHPKSERDLIHMHYLGKRLNGETFQNTFRRGHAAVVELGKLVPGWQEALKILKTGEEMHAYLPAEIAFGELGLEGKIGPNEVLLLHIRLEYVEFHEHIPPHYGSVVPSPRPEFIEKKKREGREKSNQKQKATGAADANGTDEENEGAARAPERRHTEL, from the exons ATGCAGTCCGCCTGCCGCGTGCTCCTCGCGTCGGAGTCGGAGAGAGTCGCCTCCTTTTTAGAGGCGCAtccggaggcgacgccgcgctcGCTTTCGGAATTTTTGTGTCTACCGCATCACTGCGCCGCGCTCTGGGGAGAAGACGATCTGCCAGAGAAGCGGGAAACCCAAGCAGACCGGAACCTGCGGCTCggccgcgcgtttctccagTGGAACCGCGAACAGCCAGGAATCATCGAGACCGACTCTGGGCTCCAGTTCCGGATTCTGAAGCCGAATCGCGATCACCGCGCGAGACACCCCAA aagTGAACGCGATTTGATCCACATGCACTACCTCGGGAAGCGCCTGAATGGCGAGACGTTTCAAAACACTTTCCGTCGA GGTCATGCCGCCGTGGTGGAACTCGGCAAGCTCGTCCCGGGATGGCAGGAAGCTCTGAAAATCCTCAAAACTGGCGAAGAAATGCACGCCTACCTTCCGGCGGAGATCGCCTTTGGCGAGCTCGGGTTAG AGGGAAAGATCGGACCCAACGAGGTATTGCTCCTGCACATTCGCTTGGAGTACGTCGAATTCCACGAACACATCCCGCCCCACTACGGGTCTGTGGTGCCGTCGCCGCGGCCAGAGTTCAttgagaaaaagaaacgggaaggcCGGGAAAAGTCCAACCAGAAACAAAAGGCGACGGGAGCGGCAGACGCGAACGGGACtgacgaggaaaacgaaggcgccgcACGGGctccggagagaagacacactgAGCTTTGA
- a CDS encoding transketolase, related encodes METGPQVVPRSLPRHQALFPGNPPKIRSSRLTVQIASCASPGERTATTSEPLLANAPETQRDTGACRRLSLCGATLPSRVLCFLPATRNLRSRSRALHSATKRASTQPIRPEISPPRQLFTSVGNSERTTPTKTRTSRMPSSTCFASPSLGPRKRAFVSRRCQRSKNCALSNTGPTTSSAKKQTPCKTHTCSGNCGRSNEKLTCPPSSPESHSPVDGPVSASQENLFLPERTQPHLASRRHLRPSAFSLSFCRFFPLFIFRLSFFVRLERVAAFVFNFASLSPHCSLALRPSIVKRRGSNAQLGEANSQPETKKLSPGKRETASTDVLCVNTIRCLGADLPTIANSGHPGAPMGMAPMAHALWGYVMRYSGKHPRWFNRDRFILSNGHACALLYSMLHLTARRLRRDNRGSAPVSPAEQQNAGTSRGALRGGHRNDDGNAVGIALAGQYMGAKYNKENFPIFDSHVFVFCGDGCLEEGVASEACSLAGHLGLHRLIVLYDENNITIDGEVNLAFSEKVQQRFKAYDWHVDVVADGNHDVAGLVRTMEAAKKRTDKPTLICVRTTIGFLSSKEGTAKVHGSPLSEDDLRKVKEKCGLNPDEKLQVPDAVKKFYEEVQERGERAVAEWNALFDKYKTAYPEEAKEIERMFSREVRPEVFETLKQLGDKAREKGDSTRAHSGRMLNGIKGFMPELIGGSADLTGSNCTDLQNEKSFQVANRSGRYIHFGVREHAMIAMANGMYHFGCMRPFCATFLNFVTYGWGATRLAALAKCGILLVATHDSIELGQDGPTHQPIEVLALCRATPELIAIRPADGTEVAGAYAVWLRDELKRVTLLSLCRSTVPVLEGSSFDGVALGAYILSDFENNGKKKVVIAGSGSEVHLCVEAKKLLTGNWDVRLVSMPCWTLFDEQPAEYRNKILCLSERKNGNVLTAYVEAASTFGWDKYFDVHVGMQSFGASAPGKALYDFFGFSPASIAKKIEEYKPPF; translated from the exons ATGGAGACGGGGCCGCAGGTTGTCC CGCGCAGCTTGCCTCGACACCAGGCTTTGTTTCCCGGAAACCCGCCGAAAATCC GTTCTTCCCGCTTGACCGTCCAAATCGCGtcttgcgcctctcctgGCGAAAGAACAGCGACAACAAGCGAGCCGCTTCTCGCAAACGcgccagagacacagagagacactggagcATGCCGGCGGCTGAGTCTGTGCGGGGCAACTCTCCCCTCTCGTgttctttgctttcttccagCGACGAGGAACCTTCGTTCACGGTCGAGAGCTTTGCATTCGGCGACGAAGCGCGCCAGCACCCAACCGATCAGACCGGAGATCTCTCCGCCGAGGCAGCTCTTCACTTCTGTCGGAAACTCCGAGAGAACGACGCCGACAAAGACGCGCACGTCGCGTATGCCTTCGAGCA cgtgttttgcgtctccttcgctcggCCCTCGCAAGCGCGCGTTTGTCTCCAGGCGCTGTCAGCGGAGCAAGAATTGCGCCCTGAGCAACACCGGACCGACTACCTCATCGGCGAAAAAACAAACTCCGTGCAAGACGCACACGTGCAGTGGCAACTGTGGCCGTTCAAACGAGAAATTGACCTGTCCACCGTCGTCCCCAGAGTCGCA TTCTCCAGTCGACGGACCGGTCTCTGCTTCACAAGAAAACCTCTTTCTTCCGGAACGCACTCAGCCTCAtctcgcgtctcgtcgccACCTTCGACCCAGCGCCTTCAGCCTGagtttctgtcgcttctttcccctcttcatctttcgcctttccttcttcgtgcgCCTTGAACGCGTTGCAGCGTTTGTCTTCAACTTTGCGTCTCTCAGTCCTCACTGCTCCCTCGCGCTCCGCCCCTCAatcgtc AAGCGCCGTGGTTCCAACGCCCAGCTGGGCGAGGCGAACAGCcagccggagacgaagaaattGTCTcctggaaaacgcgaaaccgCCTCCACCGACGTGCTCTGCGTCAACACCATTCGGTGCCTCGGTGCCGACCTCCCGACA ATCGCCAACAGCGGGCACCCTGGAGCGCCCATGGGGATGGCGCCGATGGCGCATGCACTGTGGGGCTACGTGATGCGTTATTCCGGCAAGCACCCCCGGTGGTTCAACCGCGACCGCTTCATCCTCTCGAACGGCCACGCTTGCGCCCTCCTCTACTCCATGCTCCACCTCACGG ctcgcaggCTACGACGTGACAATCGAGGATCTGCGCCAGTTTCGCCAGCTGAACAGCAAAACGCCGGGACATCCCGAGGTGCACTACGCGGCGGGCATCGAAACGACGACGG CAACGCTGTGGGCATTGCCCTCGCTGGCCAGTACATGGGCGCAAAGTACAACAAGGAGAACTTCCCGATCTTCGACAGCCACGTCTTTGTGTTCTGCGGCGACGGGTGCCTCGAAGAAG GTGTCGCCAGTGAGGCGTGCTCGCTGGCCGGGCATCTCGGTTTGCACCGGCTGATTGTTCTCTACGACGAGAACAACATCACGATCGACGGCGAGGTGAACCTCGCGTTCTCGGAGAAGGTCCAGCAGCGCTTCAAGGCCTACGACTGGCACGTGGACGTCGTGGCCGACGGCAACCACGACGTGGCCGGGCTGGTTCGG ACGatggaggcggcgaagaagcgaactgACAAGCCGACCCTAATTTGCGTCCGGACCACCATCGGGTTCCTCTCCAGCAAAGAAGGAACGGCCAAGGTCCACGGCTCTCCCCTGTCCGAAGACGACCTGCGAAAAGTGAAGGAAAAGTGTGGATTGAACCCCGACGAAAAACTCCAAGTTCCTGACGCTGTCAAGAAG TTTTACGAGGAGGTTCAGGAGCGCGGCGAACGGGCGGTGGCGGAGTGGAATGCGCTTTTCGACAAGTACAAGACGGCGTAcccggaggaggcgaaggaaatTGAGCGCATGTTCAGCCGCGAAGTGCGCCCCGAGGTCTTCGAGACACTGAAGCAGCTGGGCGACAAAGcccgagagaagggggacTCGACGCGCGCGCATTCCGGGCGGATGCTCAACGGCATCAAGGGTTTCATGCCTGAACTG ATTGGCGGCAGCGCAGATTTGACGGGGTCGAACTGCACGGATTTGCAGAACGAGAAGTCGTTCCAAGTGGCGAACCGCTCTGGGCGGTACATCCACTTTGGCGTTCGCGAGCACGCCATGATTGCCATGGCGAACGGCATGTACCACtttggctgcatgcgcccgttCTGCGCGACCTTCCTGAACTTTGTGACTTACGGCTGGggcgcgacgcgcctcgcggcgctcgccAAATGCGGCATTCTGCTGGTGGCGACGCACGACTCGATCGAACTCGGCCAGGACGGCCCCACCCACCAACCGATCGAagtcctcgccctctgccgCGCGACGCCCGAGTTGATCGCGATTCGCCCCGCCG ATGGGACTGAAGTCGCGGGTGCGTACGCCGTGTGGCTGCGCGACGAGCTCAAGCGCGTgacgctcctgtctctctgccgcagCACTGTCCCTGTTCTCGAAGGCAGCTCTTTCGACGGGGTCGCCTTGGGCGCGTACATCCTCAGCGACTTTGAAAacaacggaaagaaaaag GTTGTCATCGCTGGAAGTGGAAGCGAAGTGCACTTGTGCGTTGAGGCGAAGAAACTGCTGACAGGCAACTGGGAcgtgcgcctcgtctctATGCCTTGCTGGACGCTGTTCGACGAGCAGCCTGCGGAGTACAGAAACAAaatcctctgtctctctgagCGCAAGAACGGAAATGTCCTCACCGCCTACGTCGAAGCCGCCTCAACATTCG GATGGGACAAATACTTTGACGTTCACGTCGGCATGCAGTCGTTTGGCGCGAGCGCGCCGGGAAAGGCTCTCTACGacttcttcggcttctcccctGCGAGCATTGCGAAGAAAATCGAGGAGTACAAACCTCCTTTCTAG
- a CDS encoding protease Do (Precursor), related, translating into MHVYGCVVVTAAHLFDERSSNASSSSEAASVAGTETVSAPLPRPREAPHLSNVSPPPKPGDGKEEEVVYVVKMNDGQLLWGDFRGKDTRSDVAVLRLRAPHGDRPLCLPSVSLHSPVRDRRRGEKTESPYRPRLGEFVVAVGTTYYGDEPVGACGIVSQPCQSFSALNAGTNVGFIQLGVITLPGMSGSLVANMRGEVVGMVVKKFQDYGLALPIHFVTAVCDQLDATGHYQAPSLGLVFQQPASLADVAAFASSEDTPCIAPREQHLRVDSVVPGSPAEKAGIQKRDVVVAADGSAVCNLHALFDFILSRAPGEAVVLDVLRANIKRTCKVILSPPAGPAGPPG; encoded by the exons ATGCATGTCTACGGAT GCGTGGTGGTCACGGCAGCGCATCTGTTTGACGAA CGCTCGTCGAatgcgtcttcctcgagcGAAGCTGCGAGCGTTGCGGGGACGGAaactgtctctgcgccgctgcctcgtcctcgcgaaGCTCCTCACTTGTCGAatgtctcgcctcccccgAAACCTGGAGAcggcaaggaagaggaagttgTGTATGTGGTGAAGATGAACGACGGCCAGCTTTTGTGGGGCGATTTCAGAGGCAAAGACACTC GATCCGACGTGGCAGTGttgcgcctccgcgccccGCACGGCGAccggcctctctgcctcccctcGGTTTCTCTGCACAGCCCCGTCC GTGAtcggcgccgaggcgaaaAGACCGAGAGTCCGTATCGGCCGCGATTGGGTGAATTCGTCGTGGCGGTTGGAACGACTTAC TACGGGGACGAACCTGTGGGAGCGTGCGGCATCGTCAGTCAGCCGTGTCAGTCGTTTTCCGCCTTGAATGCCGGCACCAACGTGGGCTTTATCCAACTCGGCGTCATCACGCTTCCCG GCATGTCGGGATCTCTCGTGGCAAACATGCGTGGAGAAGTCGTAGGCATGGTGGTCAAGAAATTCCAAGACTACgg gTTGGCGCTTCCGATCCACTTTGTCACCGCGGTGTGCGATCAACTGGACGCAACAGGACACTACCAGGCACCCTCGCTAG GTCTGGTGTTTCAGCAGCCGGCGAGCCTGGCTGacgtcgccgccttcgcgtccaGCGAGGACACGCCTTGTATAGCCCCACGCGAAC AACACCTGCGCGTCGACTCGGTTGTGCCTGGTAGTCCTGCTGAGAAGGCGGGCATCCAGAAACGAGACGTCGTCGTTGCAGCGGACGGTTCGGCAGTTTGCAACTTACATGCA CTCTTCGATTTCATTTTGAGTCGCGCGCCAGGCGAAGCGGTTGTGTTGGACGTGCTGAGAGCAAACATAAAGCGCACGTGCAAG GTGATTCTTTCGCCGCCGGCAGGTCCGGCGGGGCCACCCGGGTGA